Proteins encoded in a region of the Malaciobacter mytili LMG 24559 genome:
- a CDS encoding GDP-mannose 4,6-dehydratase, which translates to MNNKILVLGSNSFSGSNFINYQLNEGYEVFALSRSKEIHNVFLPYKKNTNLKNLHFFQLDINNDLQKIIDLIKKEKISQIINFAAQSMVGESWDIPEHWYMTNTVSTIKFHNELKNLDFLEKYIHISTPEVYGTCEGLIKEHRNYNPSTPYATSRAAADMSLKNFYDTYNFPVTFTRAANVFGEYQQLYRIIPKTILCFLTKEKLPLHGGGHSVRSFIHMNDVSNATNKILNNGQTGEIYHISTKKNISIRALVEMIAQQLNVPFEDNVIITEDRKGKDSAYLLDSSKLRDTLDWEETISLEEGIQRTIKWTKDNFDELLKQPMKYIHKA; encoded by the coding sequence ATGAACAATAAAATTTTAGTTTTAGGAAGTAACTCTTTTTCTGGCTCAAATTTTATAAATTATCAACTTAATGAAGGATATGAAGTATTTGCATTAAGTAGATCAAAAGAGATACATAATGTATTTTTACCTTATAAAAAAAATACAAATTTAAAAAATCTTCATTTTTTTCAACTTGATATTAATAATGATTTACAAAAAATTATAGATTTAATAAAAAAAGAAAAAATTTCACAAATAATAAATTTTGCTGCACAAAGTATGGTAGGAGAAAGTTGGGATATTCCAGAGCATTGGTATATGACAAATACTGTATCAACTATTAAATTTCATAATGAGTTAAAAAATTTAGATTTTTTAGAAAAATATATTCATATTTCAACTCCTGAAGTTTATGGAACTTGTGAAGGATTAATAAAAGAACATAGAAATTATAATCCAAGCACTCCTTATGCCACATCAAGAGCAGCAGCAGATATGAGTTTAAAAAATTTTTATGATACTTATAATTTTCCTGTAACTTTTACAAGAGCAGCAAATGTATTTGGAGAATATCAGCAATTATATAGAATTATTCCAAAGACAATTTTATGTTTTCTAACAAAAGAGAAGTTACCTTTGCACGGAGGAGGACATTCTGTTCGTTCTTTTATTCATATGAATGATGTTTCAAATGCTACTAATAAGATATTAAACAATGGGCAAACAGGAGAAATATATCATATCTCAACAAAAAAAAATATTTCTATTAGAGCTTTGGTTGAAATGATTGCTCAACAACTTAATGTACCATTTGAAGATAATGTAATAATAACAGAAGATAGAAAAGGAAAAGATAGTGCATATTTACTAGATAGTAGTAAATTAAGAGATACTTTAGATTGGGAAGAAACAATAAGTTTAGAAGAAGGTATTCAAAGAACTATTAAATGGACTAAAGATAACTTTGATGAATTATTAAAACAACCTATGAAATATATACATAAGGCATAA
- a CDS encoding NAD-dependent epimerase/dehydratase family protein — protein sequence MKNILITGGTGYVGTLLTQTLLAQGYKVTVVDTMWFGNYLKEDKNLTLIKTNILDIDSIPMENIDTIFHLANIANDPTGDLNSKLTWEVNVLASKLLIEKAIKCKVKQFIYASSGSVYGVKEEEQVTEDLDLVPISDYNKTKMISERVFLSYKDQINTVIIRPATVCGYSKRMRLDVSVNMLTMQALANKKITVFGGEQTRPNIHIKDMINVYLHFLNNDTLTGIYNAGFENISILEIAKKVEKHINAEIIITASNDPRSYRLNSQKLLDTGFVPQYGVETAICEIIEKFNNGILKDEEKYYNLKVMKKLALGE from the coding sequence ATGAAAAACATATTAATAACAGGCGGAACAGGCTATGTTGGTACACTTTTAACACAGACTTTATTAGCTCAAGGATATAAAGTAACTGTTGTAGATACTATGTGGTTTGGAAATTATCTAAAAGAAGATAAAAATTTAACTTTAATTAAAACTAATATTTTAGATATAGATTCAATTCCTATGGAGAATATAGATACAATTTTTCATTTAGCAAATATTGCAAATGACCCAACAGGAGATTTAAACTCAAAACTTACTTGGGAAGTAAATGTTTTAGCTTCAAAATTATTAATTGAAAAAGCTATTAAATGTAAAGTTAAACAATTTATTTATGCAAGTAGTGGTAGTGTTTATGGTGTAAAAGAAGAAGAACAAGTAACAGAAGATTTAGATCTTGTTCCAATTAGTGATTATAATAAAACAAAAATGATTAGTGAAAGAGTTTTTTTAAGTTATAAAGACCAAATAAATACAGTTATTATTAGACCTGCAACAGTATGTGGTTATAGTAAAAGAATGAGATTAGATGTATCAGTAAATATGCTTACAATGCAAGCTTTAGCAAATAAAAAAATTACTGTATTTGGGGGAGAACAAACTAGACCAAATATTCATATAAAAGATATGATAAATGTATATTTACATTTTTTAAATAATGATACTTTAACAGGTATATATAATGCAGGTTTTGAAAATATTTCTATTTTAGAGATTGCAAAAAAAGTAGAAAAACATATAAATGCAGAAATTATAATAACAGCTTCAAATGATCCACGTTCATATAGACTTAATTCACAAAAACTTTTAGATACTGGATTTGTTCCACAATATGGTGTTGAAACAGCAATTTGTGAGATTATTGAAAAGTTTAATAATGGAATTTTAAAAGATGAAGAGAAATACTATAATTTAAAAGTTATGAAAAAACTTGCTTTAGGGGAATAA
- a CDS encoding class I SAM-dependent methyltransferase, whose translation MGIEIDLLKNYPKTKRDLKQRADEKTPEDRAIARQFGKEFFDGERKHGYGGFSYMSRFWQPVIPTFIEHFNLDENSKVLDVGCAKGFMLFDLKQALPNISIEGIDISSYAIENAKEEVKSFLKVGNAKELPYEDNSFDVVISINTIHNLEKEECAKALKEIQRVSKGKSFITVDAYRNEEEKEAMFAWNLTAKTIMSVEEWKAFFKEVGYTGDYYWFIP comes from the coding sequence ATGGGTATTGAAATTGATTTATTAAAAAACTATCCTAAAACAAAAAGGGATTTAAAACAAAGAGCAGATGAAAAAACACCTGAAGATAGAGCAATTGCTAGACAATTTGGAAAAGAGTTTTTTGATGGAGAGAGAAAACATGGATATGGTGGTTTTTCATATATGAGTAGATTTTGGCAACCTGTTATTCCAACATTTATAGAACATTTTAATTTAGATGAAAACTCAAAAGTTTTAGATGTAGGTTGTGCAAAAGGATTTATGCTTTTTGATTTAAAACAAGCTCTTCCTAATATATCAATTGAAGGAATTGATATTTCTTCTTATGCTATTGAAAATGCAAAAGAAGAAGTAAAATCTTTCCTAAAAGTTGGAAATGCAAAAGAACTTCCTTATGAAGACAACTCTTTTGATGTGGTAATTTCTATAAATACCATTCATAATTTAGAAAAAGAAGAGTGTGCAAAAGCCTTAAAAGAAATACAAAGGGTTAGCAAAGGAAAAAGTTTTATAACAGTAGATGCTTATAGAAATGAAGAAGAAAAAGAAGCAATGTTTGCTTGGAATTTAACAGCAAAAACAATTATGAGTGTAGAGGAATGGAAAGCCTTTTTTAAAGAAGTTGGATATACAGGGGATTATTATTGGTTTATTCCATAA
- a CDS encoding thiamine pyrophosphate-dependent dehydrogenase E1 component subunit alpha encodes MNIKLEDLKNIYFRTYKIRQTEEEIAKRYKEQEMRCPTHLSIGQELVPSIYAEFVNNEDYAVSTHRAHAHYLAKGGDINSMIAEIYGKKTGCCEGLGGSMHLIDKKVGFMGSTAIVGGTIPLGVGLALSIQIKNEKRISTVFLGDGATEEGVFYESLNFAALKGLPVLFICENNLYSVYSNLEVRQPKNRKIYELAKAIGVSSSYANGYEIEESYIKLKEAISFVKNERKPFFIELDTYRFREHCGPNFDNDIGYRPISEYEEFLNKDPLVKLRNHLLKTNLKDEILLKEEQINKEINEAFLFAKNSPWPEYNELNSYLFKEAL; translated from the coding sequence ATGAATATAAAATTAGAAGATTTAAAAAATATATATTTTAGAACTTATAAAATTCGGCAAACAGAAGAAGAAATAGCTAAAAGATATAAAGAGCAAGAGATGAGATGCCCTACTCACTTAAGTATAGGACAAGAACTTGTTCCTTCAATATATGCTGAATTTGTAAATAATGAAGATTATGCAGTTAGTACACACAGAGCACATGCTCATTATTTAGCAAAAGGTGGAGATATTAACTCTATGATTGCTGAAATATATGGAAAAAAAACAGGTTGTTGTGAAGGATTAGGTGGTTCTATGCACCTAATTGATAAAAAAGTAGGCTTTATGGGAAGTACAGCTATTGTAGGGGGAACTATTCCTCTTGGAGTAGGCTTAGCCTTATCTATTCAAATTAAAAATGAAAAAAGAATTAGTACAGTATTTTTAGGAGATGGAGCTACTGAAGAGGGTGTATTTTATGAGTCATTAAATTTTGCTGCCCTAAAAGGTCTTCCAGTTCTTTTTATCTGTGAAAATAATCTTTATTCTGTATATTCAAATTTAGAAGTAAGACAACCAAAAAATAGAAAAATTTATGAATTAGCTAAAGCTATTGGAGTTTCTTCATCTTATGCAAATGGTTATGAAATTGAAGAATCTTATATAAAACTAAAAGAAGCTATATCTTTTGTAAAAAATGAAAGAAAACCATTTTTTATTGAATTGGATACATATAGATTTAGAGAACATTGTGGTCCAAACTTTGATAATGATATAGGATATAGACCTATTAGTGAATATGAAGAGTTTTTAAATAAAGATCCTTTAGTAAAATTAAGAAACCACCTTTTAAAAACAAATTTAAAAGATGAGATTTTATTAAAAGAAGAGCAAATAAATAAAGAAATCAATGAGGCTTTTTTATTTGCTAAAAACTCACCTTGGCCAGAATATAATGAACTTAATTCATATTTATTTAAGGAAGCTTTATGA
- a CDS encoding alpha-ketoacid dehydrogenase subunit beta, producing MKKTTFAQAINEALETALRIDNTVIKYGLGVTDPYGVFGTTKNLHKFSQDRVFDMPTAENAMTGVAIGAAMGGLKPIMTHQRLDFFLLAMDQLVNNASKFYFMFGKQINLPITIRLIIGRGWGQGPTHSQSLQAWFAHIPGLKVVMPTTVKDAKGLLLESIFDPNPVLFLEHRWLHNLEGEVEESDNFRVAIGKAEILKEGNDITIISMSYMSIEALHAIKELEKYNISCELIDLKTISPIDWETIFKSIEKTQRVIVLDTSYEFGSIGNDIIAKISIEYFNKLKVAPKLIALPNIHSPTSYSLTKEYYKDAKNIIEEISTIFNININLDNFNTGPHHDIPGDWFKGPF from the coding sequence ATGAAAAAGACAACCTTTGCACAAGCAATAAATGAAGCTTTAGAAACAGCATTAAGAATTGATAATACAGTAATAAAATATGGATTAGGAGTAACAGATCCTTATGGGGTATTTGGTACAACTAAAAATTTACATAAATTTTCTCAAGATAGAGTATTTGATATGCCAACTGCCGAAAATGCTATGACAGGTGTTGCAATTGGAGCAGCAATGGGTGGATTAAAACCTATAATGACCCATCAAAGATTAGACTTCTTTTTATTAGCCATGGACCAACTTGTGAATAATGCTTCAAAATTTTATTTTATGTTTGGAAAACAGATAAATTTACCAATTACAATAAGACTTATAATAGGTAGAGGATGGGGACAAGGACCAACTCATTCTCAAAGTTTACAAGCTTGGTTTGCACATATCCCAGGATTAAAAGTAGTTATGCCTACAACTGTAAAAGATGCAAAAGGGTTACTACTTGAAAGTATCTTTGACCCAAATCCTGTTTTATTTTTAGAACATAGATGGCTTCATAATTTAGAAGGGGAAGTAGAAGAAAGTGATAATTTTAGAGTAGCAATAGGAAAAGCTGAAATATTAAAAGAAGGTAATGATATTACAATTATTTCTATGTCATATATGAGTATAGAAGCTCTTCATGCAATAAAAGAACTTGAAAAGTATAATATCTCTTGTGAATTAATAGATTTAAAAACTATTAGTCCTATAGATTGGGAAACTATTTTTAAATCTATTGAAAAAACACAAAGAGTTATTGTTTTGGATACATCATATGAATTTGGTTCAATAGGAAATGATATTATTGCCAAAATCTCAATTGAATATTTTAATAAATTAAAAGTAGCTCCAAAATTAATTGCTTTACCAAATATACACTCTCCTACAAGTTATTCATTAACAAAAGAATATTATAAAGATGCAAAAAATATTATAGAAGAAATCTCAACAATATTTAATATAAATATCAATCTTGATAATTTTAATACAGGACCTCATCATGATATTCCAGGTGACTGGTTTAAAGGTCCTTTTTAA
- a CDS encoding SDR family NAD(P)-dependent oxidoreductase, whose protein sequence is MKKYVLLTGASSNLAKELIKDFNEKNYTVIGISRKEIQDDNNIFISLDLMQKGSLKLLRKKLKEKNIFPNIIVHNLGGKIENDTHPLKAKVLKKSLKLNLGIAVEINSYFIQKAIKKAIKLNIIHISSDSSINGLASPAYVASKSAINAYVKSTARNYIKNGITLCSILPSRFTENMQSTNNNLLDLFPLNRYLKTSEISNFIVHIATLDNICYSGSNIVLDGCKR, encoded by the coding sequence ATGAAAAAATATGTTTTATTAACAGGAGCTAGCAGTAACTTAGCAAAAGAACTAATTAAAGATTTTAATGAAAAAAATTATACTGTAATTGGTATTTCTAGAAAAGAAATACAAGATGATAACAATATTTTTATATCTTTAGATTTAATGCAAAAAGGTTCATTAAAACTATTAAGAAAAAAATTAAAAGAAAAAAATATATTTCCTAATATAATAGTACATAATTTAGGAGGGAAAATTGAAAATGACACCCACCCTCTTAAGGCTAAAGTTTTAAAAAAATCCCTTAAACTAAATTTAGGTATTGCTGTTGAGATAAACTCTTACTTTATACAAAAAGCTATAAAAAAAGCTATAAAATTAAATATTATTCATATTAGTTCTGACTCCTCTATAAATGGCTTAGCTTCTCCTGCTTATGTTGCTTCAAAAAGTGCCATAAATGCCTATGTAAAAAGTACAGCAAGAAACTATATTAAAAATGGTATTACTTTATGTTCTATACTACCAAGTAGATTTACTGAAAATATGCAAAGCACAAATAATAATTTATTGGATTTGTTTCCATTAAATAGATATTTAAAAACCTCAGAAATTTCTAATTTTATAGTACATATAGCAACTTTGGACAATATATGTTACAGTGGAAGTAATATAGTTTTAGATGGATGTAAAAGATAA
- a CDS encoding zinc-binding dehydrogenase, producing the protein MKAAVLYDTNKPLKIDTLEFSALKYGQVLVKIAYSGICHSQLMEVRGKRGEDKWLPHLLGHEATGIVQEVSKGVTKVKKGDRVVLGWIKADGIDAQCAEYFNNNQVINSGKVTTFNEYSIVSENRLIKLDKEIPLDEGVLFGCAIPTGAGIIINEINPKENSTIAIFGLGGIGLSALMATKLYNFKKIIAIDIEDKKLTLAKEFGATHTINSKKQNVKEEILKLTSNQGVDYSVEASGVAQVIELAFNSVKKEGGLCVFASHPQNGDLIKLDPHDLICGKQIKGSWGGACYPDRDLPKFFELYKQGKLPLHKLLEKRYTLEEVNQALDDLENRKVTRPLLEIDTKLEEER; encoded by the coding sequence ATGAAAGCTGCAGTGTTATATGATACAAATAAGCCTTTAAAAATAGATACTCTTGAATTTAGTGCATTAAAATATGGACAAGTTCTTGTAAAAATAGCCTATAGTGGTATTTGTCATTCTCAACTTATGGAAGTAAGAGGTAAAAGAGGTGAAGATAAATGGCTTCCGCATCTTTTAGGACATGAAGCAACAGGCATTGTGCAAGAAGTTTCAAAAGGAGTAACAAAAGTAAAAAAAGGAGATAGAGTTGTCCTTGGATGGATAAAAGCAGATGGTATTGATGCCCAATGTGCAGAATATTTTAATAACAATCAAGTTATTAATTCAGGGAAAGTAACTACTTTTAATGAATATTCTATTGTTTCTGAAAATCGACTTATAAAACTTGATAAAGAGATTCCTTTAGATGAAGGAGTACTATTTGGTTGTGCCATACCAACAGGTGCTGGAATAATAATAAATGAAATTAACCCCAAAGAAAATTCAACAATTGCTATTTTTGGATTAGGAGGGATTGGTCTTAGTGCACTTATGGCAACAAAGCTTTATAATTTTAAAAAAATTATTGCTATTGATATAGAAGATAAAAAACTAACTTTGGCAAAAGAATTTGGAGCAACACATACTATTAATTCAAAAAAACAAAATGTAAAAGAGGAAATTTTAAAATTAACTTCTAATCAAGGGGTTGATTATAGTGTTGAAGCATCAGGAGTAGCTCAGGTTATTGAACTTGCATTTAATAGCGTAAAAAAAGAAGGAGGCTTATGTGTTTTTGCTTCCCATCCTCAAAACGGGGATTTAATTAAACTTGATCCCCATGACCTAATTTGTGGTAAACAAATAAAAGGAAGTTGGGGTGGTGCTTGCTATCCAGATAGAGACTTACCAAAATTTTTTGAACTTTATAAACAAGGAAAACTTCCCTTACATAAACTTTTAGAAAAAAGATATACTTTAGAAGAAGTAAATCAAGCTTTAGATGATTTAGAAAATAGAAAAGTTACTAGACCATTACTTGAAATAGATACTAAATTAGAAGAGGAAAGATGA
- a CDS encoding PfkB family carbohydrate kinase produces MKKALVYGNFNILHPGHLRLLKFAKESADYLIVAVNSNKLTSDPNLFDEKIRLESIQATSFVDEAFILNEDILDYIKRTKPTFVVKGKEHQIEKNKEEEILKSYGGKLLFTSGEIGFSSLDLLNKEFEINDSFIQHEKKYIQRHNIKKDDLVTLINNFSKLNILVIGDTIIDEYITCDPIGMSQEDPTIVVTPLSTKKFIGGASIVAAHAKTLGANVSYISVLGEDENYTFIENYLKNLNISAKLYKDNTRPTTLKQRFRALNKTLLRVNHLKQHYINSDIEKDIIKTIKEFKNLDLIIFSDFSYGILSKTIIEEISLFAQNNNISMVADSQSSSQVGDISKFKNMHIVTPTEREIRLSLNDFESGLVILSSKLKQKSNPKYIFTTLGAEGVMIYNSNKNELLTDNIPALNLNPKDVSGAGDSFLICASMSNTVGANIWQAAYLGSIAAAIQVSRIGNIPIKKDEIIKELNF; encoded by the coding sequence ATGAAAAAAGCTTTAGTATATGGAAATTTTAATATTTTACATCCAGGACATCTAAGACTACTTAAATTTGCAAAAGAGAGTGCTGATTATTTAATAGTTGCAGTAAATTCAAATAAATTAACATCAGACCCAAATCTTTTTGATGAAAAAATTAGATTGGAATCTATTCAAGCTACTTCTTTTGTAGATGAGGCATTTATATTAAATGAAGATATTTTAGATTATATAAAAAGAACAAAACCAACTTTTGTTGTAAAAGGTAAAGAGCATCAAATAGAAAAAAATAAAGAAGAAGAGATTTTAAAAAGTTATGGAGGCAAACTATTATTTACTTCTGGAGAAATAGGTTTTTCTTCTTTAGATTTATTAAATAAAGAGTTTGAAATAAATGATTCTTTTATACAACATGAAAAAAAATATATTCAAAGACACAATATAAAAAAAGATGACTTAGTTACTCTTATTAATAACTTTTCAAAACTAAATATTTTAGTAATTGGAGATACTATTATTGATGAATATATTACTTGTGATCCAATAGGGATGAGTCAAGAAGACCCAACAATAGTAGTAACTCCTCTTTCTACAAAAAAATTTATAGGAGGAGCTTCAATAGTAGCAGCTCATGCAAAAACACTTGGTGCAAATGTTTCTTATATTTCTGTATTAGGAGAAGATGAAAACTATACTTTTATAGAAAATTATTTAAAAAATTTAAATATTTCTGCAAAATTATATAAGGATAATACAAGACCTACTACTTTAAAACAAAGATTTAGAGCATTAAATAAAACCTTATTAAGAGTCAATCATTTAAAACAACATTATATTAATTCTGATATAGAAAAAGATATTATAAAAACTATAAAAGAATTTAAGAATTTAGATTTGATTATCTTTTCAGATTTTTCATATGGGATTTTATCAAAAACAATAATTGAAGAGATAAGTTTATTTGCCCAAAATAATAATATCTCTATGGTGGCAGACTCTCAAAGCTCTTCCCAAGTAGGAGATATTTCAAAATTTAAAAATATGCATATTGTAACGCCAACGGAAAGAGAAATTAGATTATCTTTAAATGACTTTGAATCAGGGCTTGTTATTTTATCAAGTAAATTAAAACAAAAATCAAATCCTAAATATATTTTTACAACTTTAGGAGCAGAAGGAGTAATGATATATAATTCAAATAAAAATGAGTTATTAACAGATAATATTCCTGCATTAAATCTTAATCCAAAAGATGTAAGTGGTGCAGGTGATTCTTTTTTAATTTGTGCTTCTATGTCAAATACAGTTGGCGCAAATATATGGCAAGCTGCATATTTAGGTTCTATTGCAGCTGCTATTCAAGTAAGCAGAATAGGTAATATTCCTATAAAAAAAGATGAAATAATTAAAGAGTTGAATTTTTAA
- a CDS encoding nucleotidyltransferase family protein, producing MKALLLAAGFGTRLRPITNTIPKCLVPINNKPLLQYWLENLTKVGITEFLINTHYLHKEVEKFVEQSIFKKQITLSYEKNLLNTGGTLLANKDFFNKDEPFMLIHADNFCFCDFNEFINSHKNSSYDLTMMLFRTKTPSSCGIVKLDENAIVKEFYEKVNNPPSNLANAAVYICNYKIFTFLESLNKKEIDFSLDVIPNYLGKINTFINNNYHIDIGTPETYAEAQNFII from the coding sequence ATGAAAGCTTTATTACTTGCAGCAGGGTTTGGAACAAGATTAAGACCAATTACAAATACCATTCCAAAATGCTTAGTTCCAATTAATAATAAGCCTTTACTTCAATATTGGCTGGAAAATTTAACTAAAGTTGGTATAACAGAGTTTTTAATAAACACACACTATTTACATAAAGAAGTTGAAAAGTTTGTAGAGCAATCTATATTTAAAAAACAAATAACTTTAAGTTATGAAAAAAACTTATTAAATACGGGGGGAACTTTACTTGCTAATAAAGACTTTTTCAATAAAGATGAACCTTTTATGTTAATTCATGCTGATAATTTTTGTTTTTGTGATTTTAATGAATTTATAAATAGCCATAAAAATAGTTCATATGATTTGACAATGATGCTTTTTAGAACAAAAACACCTAGTTCTTGTGGTATTGTAAAACTTGATGAAAATGCAATTGTAAAAGAGTTTTATGAAAAAGTAAATAATCCCCCATCAAATTTGGCAAATGCTGCTGTTTATATTTGTAATTATAAAATTTTTACTTTTCTTGAATCTTTAAATAAAAAAGAGATTGATTTTTCTTTAGATGTAATTCCAAATTATTTAGGGAAAATTAATACTTTTATAAACAATAACTACCATATAGATATAGGAACTCCCGAAACTTACGCAGAAGCTCAAAATTTTATAATCTAA
- a CDS encoding class I SAM-dependent methyltransferase translates to MGTKEPQYNMQVEEANEKGLAKLGLTTSHTYRNDPRRLLFLLSRYKFVSKMFSNYENILEAGCGDGFGTQIISQECKNIDAIDFDEIFIENCKKNRDNPNVNFYLHDILDTPFKQNYYNGIYSLDVLEHIPKEKESIYLINLVKSLKYNGSLIIGMPSLESQEYASIQSKQGHINCKSGNELKTLLEEYFHNVFLFSMNDEVVHTGYSKMAHYILVLCTYKKEFK, encoded by the coding sequence ATGGGAACAAAAGAGCCTCAATACAATATGCAAGTGGAAGAAGCTAATGAAAAAGGTTTAGCAAAATTAGGTTTAACTACTAGTCATACTTATAGAAATGACCCTAGAAGATTACTTTTTCTTTTATCAAGATATAAATTTGTTTCAAAAATGTTTAGTAATTATGAAAATATTCTTGAAGCAGGTTGTGGAGATGGATTTGGAACACAAATCATATCTCAAGAATGTAAAAATATTGATGCTATTGATTTTGATGAAATCTTTATAGAAAATTGTAAGAAAAATAGAGACAACCCAAATGTAAATTTTTATTTACATGATATATTAGATACTCCTTTTAAACAAAATTATTATAATGGAATTTATTCTTTAGATGTATTAGAACATATACCAAAAGAAAAAGAATCAATTTATTTAATAAATTTAGTAAAATCTTTAAAGTATAATGGAAGTTTAATTATTGGTATGCCAAGTCTTGAATCACAAGAATATGCCTCAATACAGAGTAAACAAGGGCATATCAATTGTAAAAGTGGTAATGAATTAAAAACTCTTTTAGAAGAGTATTTTCATAATGTTTTTTTATTTAGTATGAATGATGAAGTAGTACATACAGGATATTCAAAGATGGCTCATTACATACTAGTATTATGCACTTATAAAAAGGAATTTAAATGA
- a CDS encoding FAD-dependent oxidoreductase: MKKVIIIGAGFAGTTIAYLLKQEGYDCTVIEKKDVIGGGCRTHFFGGHPFTYGPRPYYGYSQKIFNWIDSFVKLRKMPLYLLSYVEKDNRFYNYPIHEDDINQMPDKEEILEELAQRDNSKEPDNFETYWIQRVGKRLYDKFVNTYSKKMWQIESNKQLDTFNWSAKDEPIQKGSKQVYKDSIIAYPYNKDGYNQYFEKMLEGSTLIKNNGVKKCNFDKKEVCLEDGTTLTYDLLISSMPIEELCENKLGELPYIGRDFIKFVLPTNTIFPEGVKFCHYTGEEPYTRIVEYKQLTYHEAEDTLLVMELPSNKNKLYPYMIKKYINRAQEYIDSLPEEVYSIGRLGTYKYSTIEQTISQCFEAYTKITGKSIDGIENEFYKIGDIKEIKSRK; this comes from the coding sequence ATGAAAAAAGTTATTATAATTGGAGCAGGATTTGCAGGTACTACAATTGCATATTTATTAAAACAAGAAGGTTATGACTGCACAGTTATTGAAAAAAAAGATGTAATAGGAGGAGGATGTCGAACTCATTTTTTTGGTGGGCATCCATTTACTTATGGACCAAGACCATATTATGGGTATTCTCAAAAGATATTCAATTGGATAGATTCTTTTGTTAAACTAAGAAAAATGCCTCTTTATCTTTTAAGTTATGTGGAAAAAGACAATAGATTTTATAATTATCCTATTCATGAAGATGATATTAACCAAATGCCAGATAAAGAAGAGATATTAGAAGAATTGGCTCAAAGAGATAATTCAAAAGAACCTGATAACTTTGAAACGTATTGGATTCAAAGAGTAGGGAAAAGACTATATGATAAATTTGTTAATACATATTCAAAAAAGATGTGGCAAATAGAATCAAATAAGCAACTTGATACTTTTAATTGGTCAGCAAAAGATGAACCAATTCAAAAAGGCTCAAAACAAGTATATAAAGACTCTATTATTGCTTATCCTTACAATAAAGATGGATATAATCAATATTTTGAAAAGATGTTAGAAGGTTCAACTCTAATAAAAAATAATGGTGTAAAAAAATGTAACTTTGATAAAAAAGAAGTATGTTTAGAAGATGGAACTACTTTAACATATGATTTATTAATTTCTTCAATGCCAATTGAAGAACTTTGTGAAAATAAATTAGGAGAACTTCCTTATATTGGTAGAGATTTTATAAAATTTGTACTTCCTACTAATACTATATTTCCAGAAGGTGTAAAATTTTGTCATTATACAGGAGAAGAACCTTATACTAGAATAGTAGAATACAAACAACTTACATACCATGAAGCAGAAGATACTTTATTAGTAATGGAGTTACCTTCAAATAAAAATAAACTATACCCTTATATGATAAAAAAATATATAAATAGAGCTCAAGAATATATTGATTCACTTCCCGAAGAAGTATATTCAATAGGAAGATTAGGAACTTATAAATATTCAACAATTGAACAAACAATTTCACAATGTTTTGAGGCTTATACTAAAATTACTGGAAAATCAATTGATGGAATAGAAAATGAATTTTATAAAATTGGAGATATAAAAGAGATAAAAAGTAGGAAATAA